A stretch of Piscirickettsia litoralis DNA encodes these proteins:
- the mobH gene encoding MobH family relaxase: protein MKITRKIKNIWSALMAEEPPTKKLKEEAKPQPTEQPVTIDMIRKGHFDDDKVPRYPPFAEGIPFKSLEQVIATQKDWISRIQLSIGFPDEDFNRWVMPVIHSYASFVHLLPASQMHHHRGAGGLFRHGLEVGFFATQASEAVIFTMEGTPRQRRLNEPVWRLATFYAGLLHDVGKPLSDLSVTDKEGTQRWNPYAESLADWAVSKGITQYYLHWRHSENRHKRHEQFSVLNVERMIGKERLDYLAESGPKILQAMLEAISGAETTQQIAKLMKQGDQMSVKRDMEASRLEVDQFSYGVPIEAYLFNAMKTLLNEKTWKVNEPGAKVWVLEQGAFIVWEKAVPDIMEVIKKNQVPGVPSNAETLADILIERGLAVANCLENEVQYKFWKINPKIKVNEQEVEFKFLALHLESPELIFPDVVPKAVDGAVEMLEDKSKSDTDTENNTQSNTNIELNSQSQTDIEIKDECQSVTGKPQTIDDLLKIAGVEDEENHSSDSDVEPPLESYSADLEHNDEDNTEPPPLDYLFEESTCSHESNDQNEESSLEQVLAQAEKNNNSALEVDCSHASNSNPLNIDEVVGDVLSNLNQNQASKNVNDTNCSHASKINALNKKENNSKATKESLTKKPVIDAECSHASIFLVRNKKSKKEADFLNEAKLAIQSYPDHHVLLTLLESLINRKQLNEGLRQNNAQFILIETIAFEGVDEKECIAQLFSSGIAVFNPAFPISQATEYKAINARGVALSKPISQELLRLLEKYQLKLTKKKSQRKGSGGTKDLASEVIEDILTRKERYVKSPIYEDKDWYYLSLESLENDLKTIGVSLSSLKMSFRLDSRIKIENQQLFVRKNGH, encoded by the coding sequence ATGAAGATCACACGCAAAATTAAAAATATCTGGTCAGCGTTAATGGCTGAAGAGCCACCGACGAAGAAACTAAAAGAAGAGGCTAAGCCACAACCAACCGAACAGCCTGTCACCATCGATATGATTCGCAAAGGTCATTTTGATGATGATAAAGTCCCTCGCTATCCACCTTTTGCAGAGGGTATTCCCTTTAAATCTTTAGAGCAGGTGATTGCCACACAAAAAGATTGGATAAGCCGGATTCAACTTTCGATTGGTTTTCCTGACGAAGATTTTAATCGCTGGGTGATGCCTGTGATTCACAGCTATGCATCTTTTGTTCACTTATTACCAGCCTCGCAAATGCACCACCATCGAGGAGCAGGAGGCTTGTTTCGGCACGGACTTGAAGTCGGCTTTTTTGCAACACAAGCCTCGGAAGCAGTGATATTTACAATGGAAGGCACACCACGTCAACGCCGTCTGAATGAACCTGTTTGGCGACTTGCCACCTTTTATGCTGGCTTACTTCACGATGTCGGCAAGCCGTTGTCTGATTTGTCCGTTACTGACAAAGAAGGCACGCAGCGTTGGAATCCTTATGCAGAATCACTGGCAGACTGGGCGGTATCGAAGGGTATTACTCAGTACTACTTGCACTGGCGACACAGTGAAAACCGCCACAAACGTCATGAGCAATTTTCTGTACTCAATGTCGAGCGCATGATTGGCAAAGAGCGTTTGGATTATTTGGCTGAGAGCGGCCCTAAAATTCTACAGGCCATGCTTGAAGCCATTTCTGGTGCAGAAACCACACAGCAAATTGCCAAGCTCATGAAACAAGGTGATCAAATGAGTGTGAAGCGAGACATGGAAGCCAGTCGTCTTGAAGTTGACCAATTCTCCTATGGAGTGCCCATTGAAGCCTATTTGTTTAACGCCATGAAAACCTTGCTCAATGAGAAAACATGGAAGGTGAATGAACCCGGTGCAAAAGTGTGGGTACTAGAGCAGGGGGCATTTATTGTTTGGGAAAAGGCGGTGCCCGATATTATGGAGGTCATCAAAAAAAACCAAGTGCCGGGAGTCCCTAGCAATGCAGAAACGCTTGCCGATATTTTAATCGAGCGTGGCCTAGCTGTTGCGAACTGCCTAGAAAATGAAGTGCAGTATAAGTTTTGGAAGATCAATCCAAAAATCAAAGTCAATGAGCAAGAGGTTGAATTTAAATTTTTAGCTCTTCACTTGGAATCTCCTGAACTCATCTTTCCCGATGTTGTGCCTAAAGCCGTGGATGGTGCAGTTGAAATGCTAGAAGATAAAAGCAAGTCAGATACGGACACAGAAAATAATACTCAGTCCAACACGAACATTGAGCTTAACTCTCAGTCACAAACGGACATTGAAATAAAAGATGAATGTCAAAGCGTGACAGGCAAGCCACAAACAATTGATGATCTATTAAAAATTGCCGGAGTAGAGGATGAAGAGAACCATTCTAGCGACAGCGATGTAGAACCTCCTCTGGAAAGTTATTCGGCTGATCTTGAGCACAATGATGAAGACAACACAGAGCCTCCACCTCTCGATTATCTTTTTGAGGAGTCAACGTGTTCGCATGAAAGCAATGACCAGAACGAAGAAAGCTCATTGGAACAGGTGCTCGCACAAGCAGAGAAAAACAATAATTCTGCTTTAGAGGTTGATTGCTCGCATGCGAGCAATTCTAACCCCTTAAACATTGACGAGGTTGTTGGTGATGTTTTAAGTAATTTAAATCAAAACCAAGCCTCTAAAAATGTTAATGACACAAATTGCTCGCATGCGAGCAAAATAAACGCCTTAAACAAAAAAGAGAATAACAGTAAAGCAACTAAAGAGTCTTTAACCAAAAAACCTGTTATTGATGCAGAATGTTCGCATGCGAGCATTTTTTTAGTCAGAAACAAAAAATCAAAAAAAGAAGCCGACTTTCTAAATGAAGCCAAGCTTGCGATACAGTCTTATCCAGATCATCATGTCTTGCTCACTCTCCTTGAATCTCTAATTAATCGCAAACAACTCAATGAAGGGCTTCGACAAAATAACGCTCAGTTTATTTTGATTGAAACTATTGCCTTTGAAGGTGTGGATGAAAAAGAGTGTATTGCTCAACTCTTCTCATCAGGAATTGCTGTATTTAACCCTGCATTTCCTATTTCCCAAGCCACCGAATATAAAGCCATTAATGCACGAGGGGTCGCTTTATCAAAGCCAATATCACAAGAATTATTGCGCTTGCTAGAAAAGTATCAATTAAAACTGACCAAGAAAAAAAGCCAACGTAAAGGGTCAGGCGGCACAAAAGATTTAGCCTCAGAGGTTATCGAAGACATACTCACGCGCAAAGAGCGCTATGTGAAAAGCCCAATCTATGAAGATAAAGACTGGTATTACCTTTCTTTGGAGAGTTTAGAAAACGATTTAAAAACCATAGGAGTCAGCTTGTCTTCGCTGAAAATGTCATTCCGCCTTGATTCACGAATCAAAATTGAAAACCAACAACTATTTGTGAGGAAAAATGGCCATTAA
- a CDS encoding DNA cytosine methyltransferase, producing the protein MKVLDLFCGCGGLSLGLEQAGFDIELGIDIWQDALTTFKANHIDSETHCQDLSEVNFDEVSNRYLPTGVDLIVGGPPCQGFSISGKRDPDDPRNKLYTAFLKAVDHFKPKAFIMENVPNLASMNQGKIRDTIVKEFESIGYTVSHRNLLASDFGVPQNRRRFIMVGLLGGDQFDFPSPTHMKNKISCEQAISDLVESSIMDGAKYPLESQSLYQAEMRVGSSGVFNHETTKHTEKTVSIISLVPDGGNYKALPDSLKGIRNVNIAWTRYNSQKPSLTIDTGHRHHFHYKFNRVPTVRESARLQSFPDKFVFLCSKTSQYKQVGNAVPPILGRVLGEQLKKHL; encoded by the coding sequence TTGAAGGTATTAGATTTATTTTGTGGTTGTGGAGGGCTCTCTTTAGGCCTTGAGCAAGCTGGCTTTGATATTGAGCTTGGTATTGACATTTGGCAAGATGCATTAACAACCTTTAAGGCGAACCATATAGACTCTGAGACACATTGTCAAGATTTGTCTGAGGTAAATTTTGATGAAGTTAGCAATCGGTATCTTCCAACTGGGGTTGATTTGATTGTTGGGGGCCCACCTTGTCAAGGCTTTTCTATATCAGGGAAAAGAGACCCAGATGACCCTCGAAATAAACTATATACAGCATTTTTAAAAGCTGTTGATCATTTTAAACCTAAGGCTTTCATTATGGAAAATGTACCTAATCTAGCTTCAATGAATCAGGGAAAAATAAGGGATACTATTGTAAAAGAGTTTGAGAGTATAGGTTACACAGTTTCTCATCGCAACTTATTAGCTTCTGATTTTGGGGTGCCGCAGAACAGAAGACGCTTTATTATGGTTGGTCTATTGGGCGGTGATCAATTTGACTTTCCTTCACCTACTCATATGAAAAATAAGATAAGCTGTGAGCAGGCTATATCTGATTTAGTAGAATCATCAATAATGGATGGAGCTAAGTACCCACTAGAAAGTCAATCGTTGTATCAAGCTGAAATGAGAGTTGGTTCGAGTGGTGTGTTTAATCATGAAACTACAAAACATACTGAAAAAACCGTTTCAATTATATCTTTGGTTCCAGATGGAGGTAACTACAAGGCTTTGCCTGATAGCTTGAAGGGAATCAGAAACGTCAATATAGCATGGACAAGGTATAATAGCCAAAAGCCTAGCCTAACTATAGACACTGGCCATCGCCACCACTTCCATTACAAGTTCAACAGAGTCCCTACTGTGAGAGAGTCCGCTAGGTTACAATCTTTTCCAGATAAATTCGTTTTCCTTTGTTCAAAAACAAGCCAATATAAGCAAGTAGGTAATGCTGTCCCACCCATTTTAGGAAGAGTATTGGGCGAACAGTTGAAAAAGCATTTATAG
- a CDS encoding DUF3883 domain-containing protein: protein MEPEAEEQEESSFIVELLNSIRRKQEIRKKIRTKDIGDVGEAITIQHEQIRLTNIERPDLAKKVKKIPEEFALGFDVASHEGTTENKRCIEVKTTISRNKLSIQRFHMTPNEWEAANTFRDAYYIYRLMISSNTVSLFIMRNPVGLYKNDVINMTPRHGADITYDEKAGNFEEVLL from the coding sequence GTGGAGCCGGAAGCTGAAGAACAAGAAGAAAGTAGCTTCATAGTCGAACTCCTTAACAGCATAAGAAGAAAGCAAGAAATTAGAAAAAAAATTAGAACTAAAGATATTGGTGATGTTGGAGAAGCAATTACTATTCAGCATGAGCAAATTAGACTAACTAATATAGAAAGACCAGATTTAGCGAAAAAAGTCAAAAAAATCCCGGAAGAATTTGCTTTGGGGTTCGATGTAGCTTCACATGAAGGAACAACAGAAAATAAACGCTGTATTGAAGTTAAAACGACGATTAGCCGAAACAAACTTAGCATTCAGCGCTTTCATATGACTCCCAACGAATGGGAAGCTGCTAACACTTTTAGAGATGCCTACTATATATATAGGTTAATGATTTCGTCAAATACCGTATCCCTCTTTATTATGCGCAATCCTGTAGGCTTGTATAAAAATGATGTTATTAACATGACTCCAAGGCATGGGGCTGATATCACTTATGATGAAAAAGCTGGTAATTTTGAAGAGGTTTTGCTATGA
- the dcm gene encoding DNA (cytosine-5-)-methyltransferase, which produces MKSLTAVSLFSGLGGMDLGLLGGFYYLNNFYKRNLFSIKFAMDFHLPTCDIYNNNFDHKCLHKDVTELKENQIPKHDILLGGFPCQAFSVSAQNPPRLGFKDDRGKLFFEMCRILKHHKPRFFVAENVKGILSANKKRAFPLIISEFQKAGYYVKYEVLNSVKFGVPQKRERVFIVGFKRKKDYLKFEFPQGNSSSYVPIKKILDAEETIEEKYYFSERAVEGLKNTKNYKIMNKGRAQCIEGPSNTVSAHLAKVSLNSTDPVLKIGGRYRMYTPREVARIQSFPESFKLTGSKTVNYQALGNAVAPVVMWHIAQQLEKNCFECR; this is translated from the coding sequence ATGAAAAGTCTAACAGCTGTATCCCTTTTCTCAGGTTTGGGTGGGATGGACTTAGGCTTGTTAGGTGGGTTTTATTATCTAAATAATTTTTATAAAAGAAATTTATTCAGCATAAAGTTCGCTATGGATTTTCATCTTCCAACCTGCGACATTTACAACAACAACTTCGATCATAAATGTCTGCATAAAGATGTAACTGAATTAAAAGAAAATCAGATTCCTAAACATGATATTTTGCTAGGGGGGTTCCCATGCCAAGCATTTTCAGTTTCTGCGCAAAATCCTCCAAGACTGGGGTTTAAGGATGACAGAGGGAAATTATTCTTTGAGATGTGTAGAATTCTTAAGCATCACAAACCTAGATTTTTTGTTGCAGAAAATGTAAAAGGCATACTTTCAGCAAATAAAAAAAGAGCATTTCCTTTAATAATTAGTGAGTTCCAAAAAGCCGGATATTACGTAAAATATGAAGTGCTTAACTCTGTAAAATTTGGTGTTCCTCAAAAAAGAGAACGTGTATTCATAGTTGGATTCAAAAGAAAGAAAGACTATTTGAAATTCGAGTTCCCACAGGGAAACAGCTCAAGCTATGTACCAATAAAAAAGATTCTTGATGCAGAAGAAACAATTGAAGAAAAATATTATTTCAGTGAGAGAGCAGTTGAAGGATTAAAAAACACAAAGAACTATAAAATAATGAACAAAGGAAGAGCTCAATGCATTGAAGGCCCTAGCAACACAGTAAGCGCACATTTAGCTAAAGTGAGTTTGAATAGTACAGATCCTGTGTTAAAGATTGGTGGTAGATACCGAATGTATACTCCACGAGAGGTTGCAAGAATTCAGTCATTCCCTGAGTCATTTAAATTAACAGGTTCTAAGACAGTAAATTATCAAGCGCTAGGTAATGCTGTGGCTCCGGTTGTTATGTGGCATATAGCACAACAATTAGAAAAAAATTGTTTTGAATGTCGATAA
- a CDS encoding TM0106 family RecB-like putative nuclease — MHSFTFSPSDLTLYMESPFALWMNRYAKEYPDYAPTPDSEDLMGNMLQSKGDEHEHAILQTFISQGLRVVDLSHVHNRQAATIEAMQNGVDVIYQAELSLPPFHGYPDFLVKQEGQSNFGNYQYQIQDTKLAKEVKPHFIIQLSCYAEMLAQIQGSSSNEAVVILGNQERKAFRIHDYSFYYQALKTRFLKDQSNFDTNKQPNPALFSSWGRWSDYAKQCLVEQDHLSQVANITRSQIKKLNTAGIITMQQLANTDLSSISGLNHGAFKRLKAQAAIQKASAGKEKPLFEVMIPEVGELQGLALLPPASPLDIFFDIEGYPLAEGGLEYLWGSTYFDEHGARQFKDFWAHNEAEEKAAFQSFIQWVYRRWKKDPRMHIYHYANYEIAACRKLMSRYGICEYEVDQLLRNEVFVDLYKIVKGGVLLGEPRYSIKNVEHLYREQRDTEVGSGGDSVVAYEQWRSAPDGETWQNSDILKNLRDYNIDDCNSTQELVDWLRDQQQQKGIAYAGRTEVIEAEASEEINERTQFRDQLLKQASDFPESAEDKLTYNLAWLIEFHRREAKPVFWRLFERLGLNHVELIDDLDCLACCERTQTAPYKLTPRKKKMVYEYSFDTQQEFKAGTTKYYLHGEQNDSGFNKQVDLLRKESQLEHGVLSVETSEEPPEVITLIPNDHVPPAPIPDALFKQIKRVARHECPPCAALDFLKRSVPRIKGHILGEPIAPSHDATERLQQITQAVLSLDHSYLPIQGPPGAGKTYTGKHIIAELVKKGLKVGICSNSHKAINNLLIGTANYCSVQGIQGHFACTKDTGSELTEAGISIIKNKDLTDYVKEGCVIGTTAWGFSKEDMADQLDYLFVDEAGQVCVANLIAISHATKNIVLMGDQMQLGQPSQGVHPAESGLSVLDYLLHESPTIEDHMGVFLPITYRMHSKVNQFISHAIYAGKLESSPDNDRQVIAVPEGYSGMLGKEAGIVYVPVTHEGNSQASDEEVAVIKQLAEELIGRSFTDKNGKQRNISLEDMLFVAPYNHQVNQLRSALGEAAKVGSVDKFQGQEAPIVFLSMAASSANESPRGFSFLFDKHRLNVAISRAQCLAVVVASPSLTESQPANEAQMNMINTFLTLTNQTSSNSAEHSQMNEWSM; from the coding sequence ATGCATTCCTTTACCTTCTCTCCATCTGACCTGACTCTTTACATGGAAAGCCCTTTTGCTCTATGGATGAATCGTTACGCAAAAGAATACCCAGACTATGCACCAACTCCTGATTCAGAAGACCTAATGGGCAATATGCTACAATCCAAAGGGGATGAGCACGAGCACGCTATTTTGCAAACCTTTATCTCACAAGGGCTAAGAGTTGTTGATCTGAGTCATGTCCATAACAGACAGGCAGCTACAATTGAAGCCATGCAAAATGGCGTTGATGTTATCTACCAAGCGGAGTTATCACTACCTCCTTTTCATGGCTACCCAGACTTCCTAGTAAAGCAAGAAGGTCAAAGTAACTTTGGCAATTACCAATATCAAATTCAAGACACTAAGTTAGCTAAAGAAGTTAAGCCACATTTCATCATTCAATTATCTTGCTATGCTGAAATGCTTGCTCAAATTCAAGGCAGCTCTTCAAATGAAGCAGTTGTTATTTTAGGCAATCAAGAACGTAAAGCATTTAGAATTCACGATTACAGTTTTTATTACCAAGCACTCAAAACTCGCTTCCTTAAAGACCAAAGCAATTTCGACACTAACAAACAGCCTAACCCAGCTTTATTCAGCTCGTGGGGTCGATGGTCAGATTATGCAAAACAGTGCCTAGTTGAGCAAGACCACTTATCTCAAGTTGCCAATATCACACGATCACAGATCAAAAAGCTCAATACAGCAGGCATTATCACGATGCAGCAGTTAGCGAATACCGATCTAAGTAGCATTTCTGGGCTAAATCATGGTGCTTTCAAACGGCTAAAAGCCCAAGCAGCAATCCAAAAAGCCAGCGCTGGCAAAGAGAAGCCTCTGTTTGAAGTTATGATTCCTGAAGTTGGTGAACTACAGGGCTTAGCTCTATTACCACCTGCATCACCATTGGATATATTTTTTGATATTGAGGGTTATCCGCTAGCAGAAGGCGGCTTAGAGTACCTATGGGGCAGTACCTACTTTGATGAACACGGAGCGCGCCAATTTAAAGACTTCTGGGCGCATAACGAGGCCGAAGAAAAAGCAGCTTTTCAATCTTTCATTCAGTGGGTGTATCGACGCTGGAAAAAAGACCCTCGAATGCACATCTATCATTATGCGAACTATGAAATTGCAGCCTGCCGTAAGTTAATGAGCCGATATGGTATCTGTGAGTATGAGGTTGATCAATTATTACGCAACGAAGTCTTTGTCGATCTGTATAAAATCGTAAAAGGTGGAGTGTTGCTGGGCGAGCCTCGCTATTCAATCAAAAATGTCGAACACCTTTACCGAGAGCAACGCGACACCGAGGTCGGCAGTGGTGGGGATTCTGTTGTTGCTTACGAACAATGGCGCAGTGCGCCGGATGGTGAGACATGGCAGAACTCTGATATTTTAAAGAATCTACGCGATTACAATATTGATGATTGCAACTCAACACAGGAACTGGTTGACTGGCTAAGAGATCAGCAGCAACAAAAGGGGATTGCTTATGCCGGACGAACCGAGGTTATTGAGGCTGAAGCAAGTGAAGAAATCAATGAGCGCACACAGTTTCGTGATCAATTGTTAAAGCAAGCTAGCGACTTCCCTGAGTCAGCAGAAGATAAGTTAACCTATAACCTTGCTTGGTTAATTGAGTTTCACCGGCGTGAGGCTAAGCCTGTATTCTGGCGACTGTTTGAGCGTTTAGGGTTAAACCACGTCGAGTTGATTGATGATTTAGATTGCTTGGCATGTTGTGAGCGCACACAGACAGCCCCCTACAAACTAACACCACGCAAAAAGAAAATGGTGTATGAATATTCCTTTGATACTCAGCAAGAGTTTAAAGCAGGCACCACTAAATACTATCTACATGGTGAGCAAAACGACAGTGGGTTTAACAAACAAGTTGACCTTTTGAGAAAAGAAAGCCAACTTGAGCATGGAGTTCTATCTGTTGAAACGTCCGAAGAGCCACCTGAAGTCATCACATTAATACCAAATGACCATGTGCCGCCAGCGCCTATTCCTGACGCGCTATTCAAACAAATTAAACGAGTTGCTCGTCATGAATGTCCACCTTGTGCAGCATTAGACTTTTTGAAACGTAGCGTTCCTCGAATAAAAGGGCATATCCTAGGAGAGCCAATTGCTCCCAGTCATGATGCGACAGAACGGCTACAACAAATTACTCAAGCCGTTTTGAGTCTAGACCACAGTTATTTGCCGATACAGGGGCCACCGGGCGCAGGCAAAACATACACAGGGAAACACATTATTGCTGAGCTGGTCAAGAAAGGACTAAAAGTTGGAATCTGTTCTAATAGCCATAAAGCGATTAATAACCTTCTTATTGGCACCGCAAATTATTGCTCTGTTCAAGGGATTCAGGGTCATTTCGCTTGCACAAAAGATACAGGCAGTGAACTAACTGAAGCAGGCATCAGCATCATCAAGAATAAAGACTTAACCGACTACGTGAAGGAAGGCTGTGTTATTGGAACAACCGCTTGGGGCTTCTCCAAAGAAGATATGGCTGACCAATTAGATTACCTCTTCGTCGATGAAGCAGGACAAGTTTGTGTTGCTAATCTGATTGCGATTAGTCATGCCACAAAGAACATTGTACTCATGGGAGATCAAATGCAGCTTGGCCAACCTTCACAGGGAGTTCACCCAGCAGAAAGTGGCTTGTCCGTTCTTGATTATCTACTGCATGAAAGCCCAACCATTGAAGATCATATGGGAGTTTTCTTGCCCATCACTTATCGAATGCACTCCAAGGTTAACCAGTTTATCAGTCATGCAATTTATGCTGGCAAGTTAGAGTCTAGCCCGGATAATGACAGGCAAGTCATCGCTGTGCCAGAGGGCTATAGTGGGATGTTGGGTAAAGAAGCAGGGATTGTCTATGTGCCAGTAACTCATGAAGGCAATAGTCAAGCAAGCGATGAAGAAGTGGCTGTAATCAAGCAGCTTGCAGAAGAGTTAATCGGACGCTCTTTCACTGATAAAAATGGCAAACAGCGTAACATTTCACTCGAAGATATGCTCTTTGTCGCACCATATAATCACCAAGTGAACCAGTTACGCAGTGCTCTTGGAGAGGCAGCAAAAGTGGGTAGTGTTGATAAGTTTCAAGGCCAAGAAGCTCCGATAGTTTTCTTGAGTATGGCTGCCAGCTCAGCGAATGAATCACCAAGAGGCTTTAGCTTTTTGTTTGATAAGCATCGTCTGAATGTTGCTATATCTCGTGCTCAATGCTTAGCGGTTGTAGTAGCAAGTCCAAGTTTGACTGAGTCGCAGCCTGCGAATGAGGCTCAAATGAATATGATTAATACATTTCTAACACTGACAAATCAAACTTCTTCTAATTCAGCCGAGCATTCACAAATGAACGAATGGAGTATGTAG
- a CDS encoding SMI1/KNR4 family protein, with the protein MAVQAKNFKSLTDTEIKAFEERNKLKIPQNFIGFLHRYNGSTPETNSFEKTYSVNNFIELSKFKEELPNELNIKDFLPFAEDGCGNYFLLRLHDGAIIFWDHEIEEPDSLQKIANNITEFDKKLIRDEENINDIISKNDVTFKKKWIDPDFEREMIEKGLMNKK; encoded by the coding sequence ATGGCAGTACAAGCAAAAAATTTCAAAAGTTTGACTGATACAGAAATAAAGGCTTTTGAGGAGCGCAATAAGCTAAAAATACCACAAAACTTCATTGGATTTCTACACCGGTACAACGGTTCAACTCCGGAGACTAACAGCTTTGAGAAAACATATAGCGTTAATAATTTCATAGAGCTAAGTAAGTTTAAGGAGGAGCTGCCTAATGAACTTAACATTAAGGACTTTCTCCCATTTGCTGAAGATGGTTGTGGTAATTATTTTTTACTAAGGTTGCATGATGGTGCAATCATTTTTTGGGACCATGAAATTGAAGAACCAGACTCATTACAAAAAATAGCAAATAACATTACTGAGTTCGATAAGAAGCTTATTCGTGATGAAGAAAATATTAATGATATTATTAGTAAAAATGATGTCACTTTCAAAAAGAAGTGGATTGACCCCGACTTTGAAAGAGAAATGATAGAAAAAGGACTAATGAACAAAAAGTAA